The nucleotide window GATTCCTCCTCAACGACGCCTGCACGCTCGCAGACACCCCCGTCTCCCACGGTGCCGTCTACCGTTTCGAGGGGCAGGTCACGACCGTCGACGGCGGCGCGCCGTGTTACCGCTGTCTGTTCGAGGAGGCACCCCCGGCGGACGCGGTCCCCGACTGTGCGACGGCGGGCGTGCTGGGCGTCCTCCCGGGAACGATCGGCACGATTCAGGCGACCGAGGCGATCAAACTCCTCCTCGACTACGGCGAGTCGCTCGCGGGGCGGATGATCGCGTACGACGCCGAGCGGTTGTCGTTCGACGAGATTCCGTTCGCGCCGAACCCCGACTGTCCGGTCTGTGGCGCCGACGCAGTCGACAGTCTCGACGAGATCAGCTACACCGATCGCTACGGCATCGAGACCACCGACACCCCGTGTTGAGAACGGCGACTGCCGACCGTCAGCCCCCGCTCACGGGGGGCAAGAGTGCGAGTTCGTCGCCGTCTGCGACCGGTTCGTCGAGGCCGTCGCCGGTCGCGACGTCCGTGCCGTTGACGAGCACGCTGACGTGGTCAGCGACGGTCGACCCGTCGAGGACTCGCTCGCGGAGGGCCGGCCGACTCGCGACCAGCGCGTCGAGCGCGTCGTCGACGGTCGCCCCGTCGTCGAGTGTGATCGTCACCTCACGCTCGCCGGCAACGTCCGCGAGGTCAGCGAACAGTCGCCATTCCATATGCGCGATCGGGGCGCGATCGGAAAGACCGTTCCGGTCGTGTCGGTCTCGACACCCGTCCGCCGTCGGCAACGCCGCGTGTGCCGGCGCCCGTCCGCCGTCGGAGGCGCCGCGTGTTCCGTGACTCGTCGACTCGGTCGACGGCCGGCCAGTCCAGCCCCGACGCCGAGAGATATTGTCGCGACAATTCAATTGTCTCTGTCAGAGATTACCCAGATAAACCGTTATAGACCGCTCGAACGGCGATCGAGCGGCAGTCCCCGGTATTCTTCGACAGCCTTAATTGAGTGTCTATTCAAGTCTTCGTCGATGAATCACGCGACGGATCGACTCCGGCGATACATGGAGGACGAA belongs to Halococcoides cellulosivorans and includes:
- a CDS encoding HesA/MoeB/ThiF family protein; translation: MSGLDLDAAALDRYSRQIIMDEIGVEGQAALCEASVLVVGAGGLGSPAIAYLAGAGVGRLGIVDDDVVERSNLHRQVIHTEADLDRPKVESARAFVAARAPEVTVETHETRLDRDAVAALVAEYDLVVDGSDNFATRFLLNDACTLADTPVSHGAVYRFEGQVTTVDGGAPCYRCLFEEAPPADAVPDCATAGVLGVLPGTIGTIQATEAIKLLLDYGESLAGRMIAYDAERLSFDEIPFAPNPDCPVCGADAVDSLDEISYTDRYGIETTDTPC
- a CDS encoding ubiquitin-like small modifier protein 1, which produces MEWRLFADLADVAGEREVTITLDDGATVDDALDALVASRPALRERVLDGSTVADHVSVLVNGTDVATGDGLDEPVADGDELALLPPVSGG